Proteins encoded within one genomic window of Humulus lupulus chromosome 1, drHumLupu1.1, whole genome shotgun sequence:
- the LOC133809155 gene encoding pentatricopeptide repeat-containing protein At3g51320: MARISIRDLFRFRNSRPIIHSHPFSSSVAPEVSIDASKSSQRRNWFALLDASRSVFQVSKIHANLITLGRFDSFWARKILKLYWDFGHLDYTILILKFIDFPGTFCINTVLKAYSLGLNPSQAVIFYFEWLGEGFCPNGHTFVPLVGSCAKMGCVKTGRKCHGQAVKNGVDTVLQVQNSLIHMYVCCERVELAYKVFDEMSTRDVVSWNSLVDGYARHGFMDVAHRIFDAMPERNVASWNAITSGYLKSGIPGCVLKLYRLLVKTGMRGNNTTMVNVLTACGRSARLKEGRSVHGFLIRTAFSKSSLFIGTALIDMYSKCQRVKVASIVFDSMPEKNLVCWNAMILGHCIQGNPEDGINLYHRLVGKGRLKDGESKPIKSARIDQGQGEILPDAITFIGVLCACARDRLLEEGRGYFQEMTNIFSIKPNFAHYWCLANIFVGVGLVKPAEEIIRNIPQHIVDESSDSLIWANLLSSCRFEGDFWFGEQIAKSGIDREPQNLSYYRLLLNLYATAGRWEEVARVKEMVKEKIVGRMPGCNLVDLKEIVHNPRREEHWQVHNIPLDQNLRLLIT; the protein is encoded by the coding sequence ATGGCAAGAATTTCCATACGAGACCTATTTCGCTTCAGGAACTCCAGACCTATTATTCATTCCCATCCATTCTCTTCATCTGTTGCCCCAGAAGTTTCCATTGATGCCTCAAAATCATCTCAGCGCCGCAATTGGTTTGCTCTTCTCGACGCCTCTCGCAGCGTGTTCCAGGTATCTAAAATCCATGCCAATTTGATTACATTAGGTCGGTTTGACTCGTTTTGGGCCAGGAAAATTCTCAAGCTATACTGGGATTTTGGCCATCTTGATTATACTATATTGATTTTAAAGTTTATAGATTTTCCGGGAACTTTTTGTATTAACACAGTTTTGAAGGCTTACTCTTTGGGTTTGAATCCGAGCCAAGCTGTAATTTTCTATTTTGAATGGTTGGGGGAAGGGTTCTGTCCCAATGGCCACACTTTTGTACCTCTTGTTGGGTCTTGTGCGAAGATGGGTTGCGTTAAAACTGGACGGAAGTGCCATGGGCAGGCGGTCAAGAATGGGGTTGATACTGTGCTGCAAgttcaaaactctttgattcataTGTATGTGTGCTGTGAGAGAGTGGAACTTGCTTATAAGGTGTTTGATGAAATGTCTACGAGAGATGTGGTGTCTTGGAATTCTCTCGTTGATGGGTATGCGAGACATGGTTTTATGGATGTTGCTCATCGAATATTTGACGCTATGCCTGAGAGAAATGTGGCATCTTGGAATGCGATCACTAGTGGGTATTTGAAGAGTGGAATTCCGGGTTGTGTGTTGAAGCTATATAGGCTGCTGGTGAAAACCGGAATGAGAGGAAACAATACTACCATGGTGAATGTGCTCACTGCTTGTGGTCGATCAGCTAGACTGAAAGAAGGAAGATCTGTTCATGGATTTCTAATCAGGACTGCCTTTTCGAAATCAAGCTTATTCATCGGCACAGCTTTAATTGATATGTATAGTAAATGTCAAAGAGTGAAAGTGGCTAGTATAGTGTTTGACAGCATGCCAGAAAAGAATTTGGTTTGCTGGAATGCAATGATCTTGGGACACTGCATTCAGGGAAATCCTGAAGATGGTATTAATCTGTACCACAGATTGGTGGGCAAAGGAAGATTAAAAGATGGAGAAAGCAAACCAATTAAGAGTGCAAGGATTGACCAAGGTCAAGGAGAAATACTACCCGATGCAATCACTTTTATCGGTGTTCTTTGTGCTTGTGCCCGTGATAGACTGTTAGAAGAAGGGAGAGGTTACTTTCAAGAAATGACTAACATATTTAGTATAAAGCCCAATTTTGCTCATTATTGGTGTTTGGCTAATATTTTTGTAGGTGTTGGCCTTGTAAAGCCAGCAGAGGAGATCATTAGGAACATTCCACAGCATATTGTGGACGAGTCATCGGATTCATTGATTTGGGCCAATTTGCTCAGTTCATGTCGCTTTGAAGGAGATTTTTGGTTTGGGGAACAAATTGCAAAATCCGGCATTGACAGGGAACCTCAGAATCTGTCATACTATCGATTGCTGCTGAATTTATATGCCACGGCAGGTAGATGGGAAGAAGTTGCCAGGGTGAAAGAAATGGTGAAGGAAAAAATAGTGGGCAGAATGCCAGGGTGCAATCTTGTAGACTTGAAAGAGATAGTTCACAATCCAAGACGAGAGGAACATTGGCAAGTGCATAATATTCCTTTGGATCAAAATCTAAGGCTGTTGATCACTTGA